GTACCCCAAGGCACTCATGCCGCGAGGAACGATGGAGATCTTCGCCACCTTGCTGCCCCCGGGCATCAGGTGACCCACGATCGCGTGACCGACTTCGTGGTACGCCACAACCTTCTTTTCGTCGTCCTGCATCACCCGGCTCTTCTTCTCAAGACCGGCGACGACACGCTCGATCGCCTCATTGAGATCCCCTTGCTGCACCGAGGTCTGCTTATTGCGAGCTGCCAACAAGGCCGCTTCATTCACCAGGTTGGCCAGATCAGCACCGGCGAAGCCACTGGTGGCCTGAGCGATGCGATCAAGATCCACACCCTCAGCCAGCTTCACCTTTTTGGCGTAGATCTCGAGAATCGTTTTGCGACCGGACAGATCCGGGCGATCCACGAGCACCTGGCGATCAAAACGTCCGGGACGCAGCAGCGCCGCATCAAGAACCTCGGGCTGGTTGGTGGCAGCCAGCACAATCACGGGCTTGTCTTTGGAGGCAAAGCCATCCATTTCGGTGAGCAGCTGGTTGAGGGTCTGCTCCCGCTCATCGTTGCCGCCGACAACGCCCATCGAGCCTGAACGACTCTTACCAATCGCATCCAGTTCGTCGATGAAAATGATGCAAGGAGCGTTCTTTTTGGCCTGCTCAAACAGATCGCGCACCCTGGCCGCGCCGGCGCCCACAAAGAGCTCAACGAATTCCGAGCCGCTGATGATGAAAAACGGCACACCGGCTTCGCCGGCGACGGCTTTGGAGAGAAGAGTCTTGCCCGTTCCAGGAGGGCCAACCAACAACACACCCTTGGGAATCCGAGCCCCGATCTCGGTGTAACGCTCAGGGGTTTTGAGGAAATCGACGATTTCGGTGAGTTCGTCCTTGGCCTCATCCACACCCGCCACATCGTTAAAGGTCACCCGGGATTGCTCATCGGGCACGTAGACCTTGGCCTTGCTCTTGGTGAAGTTGAGCGCTCCCTGGGCCCCGCCGGCGCCCATGGAACGGCGGGCGAAGAACTGCAGCACAAGGATGAAGATCAGCGGGGGAACCACCCAACTGAGGATCGTGGTGAAGATGTTGGGTTTCTTCGGCGGTGCCGCTGCGAATTCCACGCCCTTGCTCTCCAGGCGCTGGGGGAGATCCATGTCGAAAATCGGCGTGGTTGCCAGCACCGAAGGAGCACCTTCTTCGGCTTCGGCCAACTCGTAGCGAATCTGGTCCTGGGTGATGTAAGCGCGCTTCACGGCGCCATCATTCACCTGATCAATGAAAAGGGAATAGGGAACCCGAGGCACCTGCTGCATGCCCTGGTTGGGCAGAAAACTACTGACCAGCAGAAGTACTCCGAAACCGATCAACACGAGGTTGATAATTCCAAAGCGACGGTTGGGGCGGTTGTCGTCCTCGCGGATCGGCATGTTGCGGGTCCCGATGATGCACCCAAACTAAAGCTGTGATTTCGTTCTCGGCCGAATGAGTTGGGTGGAGAACCGAACGGGATCAAAGGCATCACCCGAAATCCACTCCAAATCGAGGGGTTACGCCGAATGAGACACCTGGCGGGAGGATCCAAACCCCATGGCCGATAGCCAATGGATCGCGTGGGCTCATCCCTGAGCTGGCAAGGGTGACCACCTGATCCACATGATTGGGGTGGTGCGAGAACGGAGCATTCCAGTCGCCATTGACAGGGCGTTTGTGGAAGAGCA
The sequence above is a segment of the Synechococcus sp. PROS-7-1 genome. Coding sequences within it:
- the ftsH gene encoding ATP-dependent zinc metalloprotease FtsH, with amino-acid sequence MPIREDDNRPNRRFGIINLVLIGFGVLLLVSSFLPNQGMQQVPRVPYSLFIDQVNDGAVKRAYITQDQIRYELAEAEEGAPSVLATTPIFDMDLPQRLESKGVEFAAAPPKKPNIFTTILSWVVPPLIFILVLQFFARRSMGAGGAQGALNFTKSKAKVYVPDEQSRVTFNDVAGVDEAKDELTEIVDFLKTPERYTEIGARIPKGVLLVGPPGTGKTLLSKAVAGEAGVPFFIISGSEFVELFVGAGAARVRDLFEQAKKNAPCIIFIDELDAIGKSRSGSMGVVGGNDEREQTLNQLLTEMDGFASKDKPVIVLAATNQPEVLDAALLRPGRFDRQVLVDRPDLSGRKTILEIYAKKVKLAEGVDLDRIAQATSGFAGADLANLVNEAALLAARNKQTSVQQGDLNEAIERVVAGLEKKSRVMQDDEKKVVAYHEVGHAIVGHLMPGGSKVAKISIVPRGMSALGYTLQLPTEERFLNSREDLEGQIATLLGGRSAEEIVFGKITTGAANDLQRATDIAEQMVGTYGMSDTLGPLAYDKQGGGRFLGGGNNPRRTVSDATAQAIDREVRALVDNAHEQALAILRQNMALLETIAQKILEKEVIEGDDLKEMLAASVMPEAVAA